The genomic interval TTAAAAATGGAGAAAGTTTTGAAAAAGCAAAAAATATCGATACTATCGTTTTTGATAAAACCGGCACACTAACGGTAGGGAAACCAATTGTTCAAAGAATACTAAGTAACGATGCAAAAGAAGAACAGCTTATAAAAGTTGGGGCTTCTCTCGCCACAAATTCTGAACATCCCCTTTCAAAAGCAATTGTAGAATATTCCAAAGACAAAAATATCGAATTAGCTACAATGGAAAATTTCAAAGAATACACTGGTTTAGGAATTTCGGCTAACTGCAAAACACACAAGGAAAAATTATTTCTTGGAAACATAAAAATTCTCAAAGAAAATAATCTAGACACATCTTGGGCAAACTCAATTCTTGAATCAAATAAAGAAACCGGGGAAACAATAAACTTTGTGTCACATGGAGAAAAAGTAATTGGTGCATTTTTTATTTCAGATGAAATTAAAGAAACAGCAGTCGAAACAATAAAACAAACAACAAAGATAAATCTTCATTCTATAATGCTTACTGGGGATAACAGAACTGCAGCTGCGGTAGTAGCAAAAAAAATAGGAATAAAAGAATATTTAGCAGAAGTTTTGCCCACTGAAAAGCAAAACGAAATAAAAAAACTACAAGGCAACAATAAAAAAGTCGTTTTCGTTGGTGATGGAATCAATGACGCGCCTGCCCTGGTCCAAGCAGACCTTGGTATAGCCATGGGATCTGGTTCGGATATAGCTAAAGAGTCTGGAGATATTATTATTATAAAAAGCGATCCATTAAAAGTTATCGAGGCAGTAAAATTATCAAGAAAAACTTTTAACATAATAAAACAGAATTTATTTTGGGCTTTTTTCTATAATATTCTTGCCATTCCCTTGGCTGTTTTTGGTTTTGTAAACCCAATGCTTGGAGCTCTCGCTATGGGGTTCTCTGACGTTACAATTATAACTAATAGTTTAAGGATCTATAGAAACAAAAAATAGCATAAGAGCTATGCATTTTTAATCTTTCTTTAATATTAAAATAGTATTATAAATTATGTAAATATTATTTATTATTTAAAAGTATGCCTGCTCCAAAAAAAGCAACAAAAAAATCTGACAAAACCACTAAAAAGGTTGTCGAAAAAACCAACCAAGAGATTGCTCATGAAAAGATTAATCAAATGACAGATGAAGTCATTTCTAAAGCAAAAGAATTGAAAGTTAAGTTTGATAAAGTAGATTCAAATACAAAGCAAAAAATTGCTGCCGGACTTACTGCTGCTGCAGGAACTTTAATTGCTCTGGCTAAGTTGAAAAAGCATGTAGAAAAGAAGAAAGCTAACCCAAAAAAATAATTTTTTAGACAATGAAAAAACTCGACCAAATTGGCCGAGTTTTTTACTGCAGAGATGTGAGTAGATTCGCTATTTGAAATATTTTGAAAAACTAACACATTCCATTTGTGATAGAGACTTAGACAAACATCGTCCGCCAGCTTCTCTCCTTCAACCACAAGGACTATTTCCCCAATTTCCTCTTCACCAAGAGCATTTAGGTCAAAATACTAAACCCTCCTCATTCACTTATAAAATTTTACCAGACTCTATGGCAACTTGCTCTTTAGCTGTATAAAATTATTCTGTAGTACATCCTGTCAAAACAAAGAGCAATGAGAGTACAAAGCTAAAATATATTATATTGCTTATATCTTCATACTCCTAAATACGTCTTTTTCTTTCAAATCTAAATTTCTTTTTTTATACTTCTCAAAAGAAGTGCTTCGAACAATGCTCCGAAGGCAACAAGAAGTAAAAATAATTTCATTTGTGAAACTTCTAAATCAACTACAAACAACAAAAACACCAAGCTCAAAAGGCGTCCTAGGGCAATATTGAACCATTCTCTTATTACAATATTCTCAATTCGATGACTCGAAGCATTGGGAATAGAGTCTATCAAATTTTCACTAATAACTCTTTTTGGTATTTTAATAAGAAGATCGACTATTTTTATCAAAGCACCAAACAATATAAAGACCCAGAATTTTGGAACAAGGACTAAAAGTAATAGAAGGAAAAAATAAAATATTCCGCCTATTAGTAACATATTTTTATATTTTTTGTAGTGAACAAACTTTCCAAAAGCAAAAGAAATAAAAACAGCCATAATAGAAAAAAATGACAACCATCCACCAAGTTGAAGTTCACTCTGCATTGCGTCAAAAATAAGTAAAGGCAAAATCAATTTTGTAATAGTTCCACCACGACTGAAGTTTGAAAAGAAATAGCTCCACATCGATTTCATTAAATCACGATTCTTTCTTATCTCCCTCCATGTCGTCATAAAATGAAAAGAACCCTTATCACCCAGCGGGAAGGAAACTTTACCAACAAAAAAGGAAATTAGAAATAAGACTGTTCCCAAAAGGAAAAGTGATGAATAACCAAAATCAAAAAAATTCAAAGCGATAATTGCTCCAGCCAGCAAAGGCATCACAATATCAACTATTGTTTTTGTTCCACTTTCAAGCCCGGTATAGTTTCCTCTATTTTGACTATGAGTCAAATCAAAACGCAAAACCTGATAGGCTATTCTATAAACCCCATTAAAAAATCCAGCGAATCCCCCAATCAGTACGATCCACTGGATTGCATTTTCAGCCAAAAGAAAAATAGTCAGGTAAGTAACTGTAAAACCAAGCAAGGAAAAAGCACGAGCGAAATGGACTCTTCCTCTTTTTACAAAATAAGCGAAAATATGAAAACCAAAAAGCTGAAACAAAACATAGGCAATATTGAACCAAGCAATCAAAACAAGGCTTTCTGTTTGTTTCCAAATAAAAACATTTAAATATATTTCAAAAAATACTCTAGCTGCTATAAAAATATTATGTGAGGCCAAGAGCCTTTTTATATCAATTGATGAAATTGCATTATTATTCATATTGCCATATTATCACAAAATAGATTAAAAATGCTATAATTATTTTATAAGAATTAAAAAACTATTATGAAAAAAACTATTCAAATTTTATCTATTGCGCTATTATTGCTTGTCCTATCAGGAATTATTATTTTCTTCTTTAATCCATTAAATTTGAGAAATAAAATTATAGGATCAATGGTCAATTACTATTTTCAAGTTGACGCCTTAGAAAAAACTGGAGCAATTGGTGGACTTAAAGAAAACACCTCACCCACCATAAACGTCAATCCAGAAACTGGAGAAGTTGTACCACAAGACAAAAATCCCCTACTAAGCACAGAGCAAGAAGAAAGATTAGAAAGCTTTGGAGTAGATGTTGAAGCTCTTCCAAAAGCAATAACTCCAGGAATGACAACTTGTTTCATAGATAAATTAGGTGCGGAAAGGACAAATGAAATAGTTGCCGGAGCTACTCCTGGTCCACTCGAAATTTTAAGAACCAAAGAATGTCTAAGCCAATAAAGCTATGGGAGTAAGATTTTATCCAACAATTACTGCAATTTCAGGAAATGAATATAAAAAACTTGCCGAAGCAAAAAAATTAAAATTAACTGAAGTATGTGTTTTCCTTTCTCCTCTCAAGCCAGAACAAAGAGAAAAATTCTATAAAGAATTAGAAAAAAGCAATATCGAAGAAATACCTTTTGCTCATATTAGGGGAGATTTTACCAAAGATGAAATTTATTACTTGAAAAAAAGATTTAAAACTAAAATTTTTAATTTTCACTCAGTAAACCAAAATCCAATACTTATTGATTTTAAGGAATTAAAAAAAGAAATTTATATCGAAAACACGATGACAGAATTTACTGAAGATGAAATTAACAACTATGCTGGGATATGTATCGATATTTCTCACCTAGAAAATGATTGTCTTATAAATTCACCAAGGCATATCTATTTTAAAAAACTGATTACTCAAATGAATTGCGGTTGTGGCCATGCTAGCGCAATCAAAAATACAAAAGAATATTGCCCAGTTGCAGAAAATGAAAGACATGATAAACACATATTCAGCGACCTAAAGGATTTTGACTACTTAGTAAAATACAAGAAAATTCTACCCCCGATTATTGCCCTTGAAGTTGAGAACAGCTTAGAAGAACAACTAGTGGCAATCGAGTATATAAACAAGCTATTAAAATTATGATTTGTCCAAAATGTAAAAATGAATTTAAAAAGGCTGAACACATTGTCTACAAACACGGCAGTAAAAATTTTCTCAAATCAACTTGCCCAAAGTGTGACTACGTTTTAAGTGACAAAAAAACAATGTTAGGAAAAGTAGAAAGACTTATTGCTCTTTTAGTAATTTCTCCTTTTATTTTCTTTGCATTTCTACTTTTCAGCTTGACTATAAAAAATTCAATATCACTTACTTATTTAAACTTATTAGCTTTAACTATATTCAGTATTTTCCTATTATTCCTAATTGGTGAAATTAGAAAAAAAGTCCAAAATAGACAAACAATTACTCAAAACAAAAAAGAGCTCCAGTAGAGCTCTTTCTTTCTAATCTATAAAGATTATATTCTATCCAAATAATGCATAAGTATAAGTAAGAGCATAAACATTTAACACTACCCCTGTTATTAAAATAAACAGAAAGTCTGCGTTAAAAACATTTCTATGACTCTTTTCCTTGGCTTGTTCTTCGATCTTTGCCCCACATTGAGAACATTGACCTTCTTTGTGTTCATGGTTCATAATTTTTGTTTTTATTTTAATTATACTAGTATTATATCAAATATTAGCTAAAATGTCAATCCAGGGCAATCCTATGGCTAACATTAAATGTAATAATATATTTATCCACAGACCTCTTAGCTTATTTTAGTAAAATTATAAGTTTTAAATAAATAGAGCTTTGCTAATATTAGCAGACAGCAACTTTTTTAGTTATTATATAGTAATTTTTATCATCTTTTAATTTCGTTACCAACACAAAGGCATCCGAACCTTCTTTAATCTTTAAATCTTTGATAAGTTTTTCGGGCAGAATAGGAGTTCCCCTGTTTATCACTGATAAATTTTCAATGCCCTCTTCTCTTAAATCTCTCTTTAATATTTTTAATGAAAATGGCTTATATCTAAGCACTTTGAAAATTCTAAACTTATCTCTGGCCTCATTTATTAGGCTATTTTTAGTCAAAAAAGCAATATTTTTGTTAATTTTTGATAAACCATGCTCTTTTGCTATTTCATCGATTAAATGAGCTTTAATTATTGCTTTGTTGGGCTCATATATATAAGTTTCCGGCTTATCATTGATTGGAGCCTGAATATCTTCGTCACAGTTTATTATTTCCTTTTTATCATTGCCGATAAATATAGTCGCCTTTCTCTTATTTTGTCTAAATTCACCAAACCACAAAAGAGCAACCTTATTTTCGTTATTTTCTGAAACTATTTCAATTTCGGGTTTTTGAGGAAATAAATCAATTTCCTTATAATCGAAAGCTGGAGAAACTTTAATGCAGACATTTTCAGTAATTTTAAATATTTTTGCCAGCATTTCTAACACTTTTGGTTGAGTATTCATAAATGACCTAGTTTTTGTATCACCTTCTCTGGATCGCATTGGATCCAGAAAAAAGGCATCTGCGTCCTCGTCTATATTAAAATGGGCATTCCCAACTCTAAATTCGATATTATCATTAACTCCATAAGCAATAGAATTTAATTTAGCCATTTCAATGCTAGTTTTATCTAGGTCCACTGCAAGTACTTTGCTATTTTTAGCGAGAAAGATTGCATTTCCTCCAATACCACAAGTCAAATCTACAACTTTTTTCATTCCAATAAATCTTTCAGCAATGTGTCTGGCAATCTTTTCACTCGTTGCCATTTCAAGAGTTGGAGAATCAAAAAACATTTCATCTGCTTTTGAAAACTTGGTTCGCGCTTTTTTGCGAAGTTTAAGGAGGGTTATCAAATATGGATAATGAGGAACACCTTTTTTGGCTAAACTAAAAGTAAGCATCTCCAAGTCATCGTCAGAAAGGTCTTTATATTTCTCAATCAATTCTAATCCTTCTGCAGTTGTATAAAATTGTATATCTTCAATTATCATAAATATACACTATCACATCCCCAAAAAAGAAGCTAAGCTCCTTGATTTATTTGACAAACTCTGTTAGATTCTATTATAGCTTATTATTAATTACTTCAAATAAAATGGCACTATCAATCGGAATAGTTGGTCTTCCCAATGTTGGAAAATCAACTTTATTTAATGTCCTAACACAAAAAAAATCAGCCGAGGCTTCTAATTA from Patescibacteria group bacterium carries:
- a CDS encoding MFS transporter is translated as MNNNAISSIDIKRLLASHNIFIAARVFFEIYLNVFIWKQTESLVLIAWFNIAYVLFQLFGFHIFAYFVKRGRVHFARAFSLLGFTVTYLTIFLLAENAIQWIVLIGGFAGFFNGVYRIAYQVLRFDLTHSQNRGNYTGLESGTKTIVDIVMPLLAGAIIALNFFDFGYSSLFLLGTVLFLISFFVGKVSFPLGDKGSFHFMTTWREIRKNRDLMKSMWSYFFSNFSRGGTITKLILPLLIFDAMQSELQLGGWLSFFSIMAVFISFAFGKFVHYKKYKNMLLIGGIFYFFLLLLLVLVPKFWVFILFGALIKIVDLLIKIPKRVISENLIDSIPNASSHRIENIVIREWFNIALGRLLSLVFLLFVVDLEVSQMKLFLLLVAFGALFEALLLRSIKKEI
- a CDS encoding methyltransferase, which codes for MIIEDIQFYTTAEGLELIEKYKDLSDDDLEMLTFSLAKKGVPHYPYLITLLKLRKKARTKFSKADEMFFDSPTLEMATSEKIARHIAERFIGMKKVVDLTCGIGGNAIFLAKNSKVLAVDLDKTSIEMAKLNSIAYGVNDNIEFRVGNAHFNIDEDADAFFLDPMRSREGDTKTRSFMNTQPKVLEMLAKIFKITENVCIKVSPAFDYKEIDLFPQKPEIEIVSENNENKVALLWFGEFRQNKRKATIFIGNDKKEIINCDEDIQAPINDKPETYIYEPNKAIIKAHLIDEIAKEHGLSKINKNIAFLTKNSLINEARDKFRIFKVLRYKPFSLKILKRDLREEGIENLSVINRGTPILPEKLIKDLKIKEGSDAFVLVTKLKDDKNYYIITKKVAVC